A genomic region of Elephas maximus indicus isolate mEleMax1 chromosome 10, mEleMax1 primary haplotype, whole genome shotgun sequence contains the following coding sequences:
- the EAPP gene encoding E2F-associated phosphoprotein isoform X1, with translation MNRPSDDYDPYAVEEPSDEEPALSSSEDEVDVLLHGTPDQKRKLLRECLTGESESSSEDEFEKEMEAELNSTIKTMEGKLSSLETAGSSSGNGKVGTALTKYYDDVYFDSDSEDEDKAAQVTKKKKKKRHRIPTNDELLYDPEKDNRDQAWVDAQRRSYHGFGIQRPRQQRPVPNSDAVLNCPACMTTLCLDCQRHESYKTQYRAMFVMNCSVNKEEILRYKKKRWGHKKMRSNHEDAAKQAETEVEEIYHPVMCTECSTEVAVYDKDEVFHFFNVLASHS, from the exons ATGAACCGGCCGTCGGACGACTATGACCCTTACGCGGTTGAAGAGCCCAGCGATGAGGAGCCGGCTCTGAGCAG CTCTGAAGATGAAGTGGACGTGCTCTTGCATGGAACCCCTGACCAGAAACGTAAGCTCCTCAGAGAATGTCTCACTGGGGAAAGTGAGTCATCAAGTGAAGAtgaatttgaaaaagaaatggaagcagAACTAAATTCCACCATAAAAACAATGGAGGGCAAGTTATCCTCTCTGGAAACAG CAGGGTCTTCCTCAGGAAATGGGAAAGTCGGAACAGCTTTGACAAAGTACTATGATGATGTATATTTTGATTCTGATTCTGAGGATGAAGACAAAGCAG CACaggtaaccaagaaaaaaaagaagaaacgacACCGGATTCCAACAAATGATGAATTACTATATGATCCTGAAAAGGATAACAGAGATCAGGCTTGGGTTGATGCACAGAGAAGGAG CTACCATGGTTTCGGAATACAGCGGCCACGTCAGCAACGGCCTGTTCCTAATAGTGATGCCGTCTTGAATTGCCCAGCCTGCATGACCACGCTGTGCCTTGATTGCCAAAG GCATGAATCATACAAAACTCAGTATAGAGCAATGTTTGTGATGAATTGTTCTGTCAACAAAGAGGAAATTCTAAGATACAAGAAGAAAAGGTGGGGCCATAAGAAGATGAGATCCAACCATGAAGATGCAGCGAAGCAGGCAGAGACAGAAGTGGAAGAAATCTACCACCCAGTCATGTGCACTGAATGTTCCACTGAAGTGGCAGTCTATGACAAGGACGAAGTCTTTCATTTTTTCAACGTTTTAGCAAGCCATTCCTAA
- the EAPP gene encoding E2F-associated phosphoprotein isoform X2, which translates to MNRPSDDYDPYAVEEPSDEEPALSSSEDEVDVLLHGTPDQKRKLLRECLTGESESSSEDEFEKEMEAELNSTIKTMEGKLSSLETGSSSGNGKVGTALTKYYDDVYFDSDSEDEDKAAQVTKKKKKKRHRIPTNDELLYDPEKDNRDQAWVDAQRRSYHGFGIQRPRQQRPVPNSDAVLNCPACMTTLCLDCQRHESYKTQYRAMFVMNCSVNKEEILRYKKKRWGHKKMRSNHEDAAKQAETEVEEIYHPVMCTECSTEVAVYDKDEVFHFFNVLASHS; encoded by the exons ATGAACCGGCCGTCGGACGACTATGACCCTTACGCGGTTGAAGAGCCCAGCGATGAGGAGCCGGCTCTGAGCAG CTCTGAAGATGAAGTGGACGTGCTCTTGCATGGAACCCCTGACCAGAAACGTAAGCTCCTCAGAGAATGTCTCACTGGGGAAAGTGAGTCATCAAGTGAAGAtgaatttgaaaaagaaatggaagcagAACTAAATTCCACCATAAAAACAATGGAGGGCAAGTTATCCTCTCTGGAAACAG GGTCTTCCTCAGGAAATGGGAAAGTCGGAACAGCTTTGACAAAGTACTATGATGATGTATATTTTGATTCTGATTCTGAGGATGAAGACAAAGCAG CACaggtaaccaagaaaaaaaagaagaaacgacACCGGATTCCAACAAATGATGAATTACTATATGATCCTGAAAAGGATAACAGAGATCAGGCTTGGGTTGATGCACAGAGAAGGAG CTACCATGGTTTCGGAATACAGCGGCCACGTCAGCAACGGCCTGTTCCTAATAGTGATGCCGTCTTGAATTGCCCAGCCTGCATGACCACGCTGTGCCTTGATTGCCAAAG GCATGAATCATACAAAACTCAGTATAGAGCAATGTTTGTGATGAATTGTTCTGTCAACAAAGAGGAAATTCTAAGATACAAGAAGAAAAGGTGGGGCCATAAGAAGATGAGATCCAACCATGAAGATGCAGCGAAGCAGGCAGAGACAGAAGTGGAAGAAATCTACCACCCAGTCATGTGCACTGAATGTTCCACTGAAGTGGCAGTCTATGACAAGGACGAAGTCTTTCATTTTTTCAACGTTTTAGCAAGCCATTCCTAA
- the EAPP gene encoding E2F-associated phosphoprotein isoform X3 — MNRPSDDYDPYAVEEPSDEEPALSSSEDEVDVLLHGTPDQKRKLLRECLTGESESSSEDEFEKEMEAELNSTIKTMEGKLSSLETGSSSGNGKVGTALTKYYDDVYFDSDSEDEDKAATMVSEYSGHVSNGLFLIVMPS; from the exons ATGAACCGGCCGTCGGACGACTATGACCCTTACGCGGTTGAAGAGCCCAGCGATGAGGAGCCGGCTCTGAGCAG CTCTGAAGATGAAGTGGACGTGCTCTTGCATGGAACCCCTGACCAGAAACGTAAGCTCCTCAGAGAATGTCTCACTGGGGAAAGTGAGTCATCAAGTGAAGAtgaatttgaaaaagaaatggaagcagAACTAAATTCCACCATAAAAACAATGGAGGGCAAGTTATCCTCTCTGGAAACAG GGTCTTCCTCAGGAAATGGGAAAGTCGGAACAGCTTTGACAAAGTACTATGATGATGTATATTTTGATTCTGATTCTGAGGATGAAGACAAAGCAG CTACCATGGTTTCGGAATACAGCGGCCACGTCAGCAACGGCCTGTTCCTAATAGTGATGCCGTCTTGA